The genomic interval GCTCTGGGTGGAAAGACCATTGAACGCAGCGAGCAAGGCCAAACCGTCGGCTTGGCTCTTCTCAGGGTGAAACTGCGTCGCGTAAAGATTGTCTTGCCAAACCATGGCGCAAAAAGGCCCCCCGTAGTCGCACCGCAGCGCCACGACGGATTCATCCGCAGGCCGAACGAAGTAGGAGTGCACAAAATAAAAGTGTGTGCCGTCGGAGACATCGGCCAGCAATGGCGAATCCGAACACTTGGTGACCGTGTTCCATCCCATGTGGGGCACCTTGTATTTCTCCGGCAATTCAAACCGAACGACTTCGCCGGGCAAGATCCCCAGACCATCGTGTGTTCCGTGCTCAAATCCTTTCTCGAACAGCAACTGTAGCCCAAGACAAATTCCCAAGAATGGCCGGTCCGTCGCCACAAAATCCTTGATCGCCGAACAGAGGTCTCGCCGCCGTAATTCCGCCATGGCATCGCCAAACGCGCCGACGCCGGGCAGGACCAGCTTCTCCGCGGATGCGATTTCGTGGGGATCCGACGAAATCCGAGCCGACCCTCCGATCCGCTCGATCCCCTTCTGCACACTGCGAAGGTTCCCCATTTGATAGTCGACGATTGTGATCATGTTGATGTACCAGCGGCGAGTGGAATGAGCCCAGACCTGCTGGCCCGGATTACGCATGGGCCGCAGCGTGAAAGCGTCCGGTTCCCGATTGTAGGGGCAAGAACCGGACGCTATCGCGTGGCGGCTGATATGCACAGCCTGCTAGAGATGACACGGAGACAAAGGTCTGAGCAGTCCGTTTGTCGAGACGTTTTATCGTGGCAACGGGTTCACCGTCCACCGGGCACACCGTCCACCGGGCAACTCTTGCCCGCCTGAGTGATCACTGTCGGCCAAACGTGACCAACCGAACCAAATCAACAACCGGCACTACAAGCCAGCGGTGATGACAAAGTCGCCAGCTTCAGTTGACTAGGCCGAATCGAACGGCGCGGACCGCGGCATCGGTCCGATCCGACGAATTCGTTTTTCGCAGAATGTTTTGCACGTGTTCCTTGACCGTTTCCACACTGATTTCCAGGGAACTGGCGATTTCTCGATTGCTCAGCCCCATCGCCACATGTCGCAACACCTGCGCTTCACGCGACGTCAGCGGAAATTCAGGTGGCAAGACCCTGGTGTCCACGGGAGCCTGCAGCGTACTGCGAATCTGATACAGCAATCCGTCAGGGTGAGGCCCGGATCGCTCGACCGCATAGCTGATTGCTCGAATGATCAACGGAGGTGGATCGGATTTCAGCACAAAATCATGAGCTCCGTTTGCACTGGCCCGCGCCACGTAGATGGGATTGTCATACGCGCTGAGCATCACAATGGGTAGAGCCGGGTAGTCAGCCCGAATCTTGACCAGCGTGGTCAACCCGTCTTCGCTGGGCATTTGGACATCTAGCAGCACGATATCCAATAGGCCGGGTTCACTCGCCAAACTCGGGATAAGCGACATCGCCTCCTGCGAATCGCCGGCTTTACCGGCAATTTGCACAGAAGTTCCCTCGAACATGTTGACCAAACCTTCTCGCACGGCCTCGTGATCGTCAACGATCAACGCTTGCAGCGGCATCCGATTCCTCTTTGTTTGCCCTTATTTTGACGCCAATTTCACCTCGCCGAAGGATGCCCCACAAAATCGGCGCGTGGCGGAAAAACGCCATATGAAAGGGAAGATTCTGTACATATGCTGACTAACGCATACCCCGCCCCCCCGAAATAGCGGCGAGATGGGTGCCGATACGCCTTCTCTTTTGCCCGCCACGCAATCGTGACCTACGTATCACTGTGCCGTTGCGTCACTGTGCCTTCACGTCACCGTCCCTTCACGTCACGGCGCCTTCACGGCGTCGCATGGGTTCTCAGTCCCATGTGCCCACCACCGCCCAAGAATCGCCATCAAGTACCCCATGTCTGAGTCAGCCAACATCCTGCTCGTCGATGACGACCGTCATTTGGTCCAGTCCATGGCCGAGTGGCTGCGCGAGCTCTCTCACGATGTGGCTGTCGCCCAAAGCGTCTCAGAAGCGAAACAAAAACAAACGCAGCAGCCGTTTGATTTGGTGATCACAGACCTGCGATTGGGTAACGAAGATGGATTTGAGCTGATCCATCACACTCACCAGCATCATCCCAACACAACTGTCCTGGTGATGACGGGTTACGCGACGCCCGCGACAGCGGTGGAAGCGGTTCGCGCGGGGGCGTTCGACTTGCTCACCAAGCCACTCATCGACGACGAACTGAGTCTGGCGATCGAGCGAGCCGTCTCGCAACGCGACATCACTCAGGAAAACGAGCGACTGCGTCAACAATTGGACAAACGCAGCGGCCTGGAAAACATCCTCAGCCACGACTATCGAATGATGAAAATCTTTGATGTCGTCGACAGTGTGGCGGATGCCCGTGCGTCGATCCTGATCACGGGAGAAAACGGAACCGGCAAGAGCATGATCGCGCGGGCGATTCACGCACGCAGCTCACGTCGAGGCAAACCGTTCGTTGAAGTCGCCTGCGGAGCGTTGCCCGACAATTTGCTCGAGAGCGAGCTGTTCGGACACGTCAAAGGTGCCTTTACCGGCGCGAATCATGATCGCGAGGGCAAGTTCCAATTGGCCGACGGAGGGACGCTGTTCCTCGACGAGATCGCAACGGCATCCCAAGCCATGCAGGTCAAACTGCTGCGTGTGCTGCAAGAGTTGCAGTTCGAGCAATTGGGCGGAACCAAAACACACACCGTCGACACACGCGTGATCTTGGCGACGAACGAAGACCTGACGCGTGCGGTCGCCAAGGGAACCTTCCGACAAGACCTGTACTATCGCGTCAACGTCGTCAACATCGTCTTACCCGCGCTGCGAGAACGTGCGGGAGACATTCCTCTGTTGGTGAATCACTTCCTACGCGAAGCCGCCCAGACTTGCGGACGCGACGTCTCTGGTTTTGATCATCAAGCCATCCGTCTCATGCAAGCCTATCACTGGCCGGGCAATGTTCGCCAACTACAAAACGTGGTCGAGCGCGCGGTCCTGCTCTCGCGTGACGGGCGATTGACGGTGGAGGATTTGCCGCCAGAGCTGACAGGCAAGTCAGACGGCTTCACGGACTTCGGCGCCATGCCGCTTCAGTCCACCGCCGGCTCCGCTACCCCGGCAGCCCAACACTCAACGAGTCATCACATCCCGTGTGTCTTCAACGGCAAGAGTTTGCGAGAAGCGTTGGAAGCCCCCGAGCGTGAAATCATCCTGCAAGCGCTCCGGCAGTACAACTGGAACCGCGCTGCAACGGCCGACGTTCTGGAAATCAACCGGACGACGCTCTACAAAAAAATGAAGCGTCTGGGGCTGGACGACCCACGACTGCAGTTCTCCGGCGAAACGCTGTAGCCAGCGCATCGTCCAGAATTAGAACGAGGGTTCGATGAACCAGCCGCCACGCGATAGCGTCCGGTTCTCCGCCTGTAATCAGGAACCGGACGCTATGCCGTGCCGGCTGATGAATAACCCGGCCGCTCACGCGTCGCGGCTCACGGCGTTTGGTGGTGTCTATCGATCTGGACGACCGAACG from Stieleria varia carries:
- a CDS encoding response regulator transcription factor; translated protein: MPLQALIVDDHEAVREGLVNMFEGTSVQIAGKAGDSQEAMSLIPSLASEPGLLDIVLLDVQMPSEDGLTTLVKIRADYPALPIVMLSAYDNPIYVARASANGAHDFVLKSDPPPLIIRAISYAVERSGPHPDGLLYQIRSTLQAPVDTRVLPPEFPLTSREAQVLRHVAMGLSNREIASSLEISVETVKEHVQNILRKTNSSDRTDAAVRAVRFGLVN
- a CDS encoding sigma-54-dependent transcriptional regulator; the encoded protein is MSESANILLVDDDRHLVQSMAEWLRELSHDVAVAQSVSEAKQKQTQQPFDLVITDLRLGNEDGFELIHHTHQHHPNTTVLVMTGYATPATAVEAVRAGAFDLLTKPLIDDELSLAIERAVSQRDITQENERLRQQLDKRSGLENILSHDYRMMKIFDVVDSVADARASILITGENGTGKSMIARAIHARSSRRGKPFVEVACGALPDNLLESELFGHVKGAFTGANHDREGKFQLADGGTLFLDEIATASQAMQVKLLRVLQELQFEQLGGTKTHTVDTRVILATNEDLTRAVAKGTFRQDLYYRVNVVNIVLPALRERAGDIPLLVNHFLREAAQTCGRDVSGFDHQAIRLMQAYHWPGNVRQLQNVVERAVLLSRDGRLTVEDLPPELTGKSDGFTDFGAMPLQSTAGSATPAAQHSTSHHIPCVFNGKSLREALEAPEREIILQALRQYNWNRAATADVLEINRTTLYKKMKRLGLDDPRLQFSGETL
- the hisH gene encoding imidazole glycerol phosphate synthase subunit HisH, translating into MITIVDYQMGNLRSVQKGIERIGGSARISSDPHEIASAEKLVLPGVGAFGDAMAELRRRDLCSAIKDFVATDRPFLGICLGLQLLFEKGFEHGTHDGLGILPGEVVRFELPEKYKVPHMGWNTVTKCSDSPLLADVSDGTHFYFVHSYFVRPADESVVALRCDYGGPFCAMVWQDNLYATQFHPEKSQADGLALLAAFNGLSTQSKVTAE